The following are encoded in a window of Sminthopsis crassicaudata isolate SCR6 chromosome 3, ASM4859323v1, whole genome shotgun sequence genomic DNA:
- the ARHGAP33 gene encoding rho GTPase-activating protein 33 isoform X2, protein MVARSTDNLEGPGEGPVQPLPPSGGSNVKGKPGKRVSAPRGPFPRLADCAHFHYENVDFGHIQLLLSPDREGSNLPSDNELVFGVQVTCQGRSWPVLRSYDDFRSLDSHLHRCIFDRRFSRLPELPPAPEGSRSQLLVPLLLQYLETLSGLVDSNLNCGPVLTWMELDNHGRRLLLSEEASLNVPAVAAAHVVKRYTAQAPDELSFEVGDIVSVIDMPPTEDRSWWRGKHGFQVGFFPSECVELFTERPGLGVKADPDGPTSGIPAPLREGPPSLTAVPRPRGKLAGLLRSFIRSRPSRQRLRQRGILRQRVFGCDLGEHLSNSGQDVPQVLRCCSEFIEAHGVVDGIYRLSGVSSNIQKLRHEFDSERIPELRGPAFLQDIHSVSSLCKLYFRELPNPLLTYQLYGKFSEAMSVPGEEERLVRVHDVIQQLPPPHYRTLEYLLRHLSRMAQHSANTSMHARNLAIVWAPNLLRSMELESVGLGGAAAFREVRVQSVVVEFLLSHVDVLFSDTFASAGLDPAGRCLLSRPKSLVGGGASTRLLSLEEAQARSQGRLSAQGAKAAPSPEDQRKGIFGEKRRKPGGSSWKTFFALGRGPSSVRKKPLPWRGAGQGSQPPPVEAAPLRAAKSEESLSSQTSGAGLQRLHRLRRPRSSSDAFPVAPGPAGSCESLSSSSSSSSSSTSTSSVGSGELVGSPPHRVSAWLDDGDDLDFSPPRCLEGLRGLDFDPLTFRCSSPTPGDPAPPASPAPPAPAGSFLHKATPPPRSPRGPASPAAPTALDISEPVAVSVPPAVLELLGGGSPATPSPPPATPAPQLIPLLLRSGETELSDSCQREIRSKLSLTCQRDLQGSLSPGPPIPLSLLRPGGAPPPPPKNPARLMALALAERAQRVAQRQRQQELGGTVPPIPRSPFRRSLSLEAGGEGPGTGGPGPLYSMGSSSPQALGPPPASLQRQQSDGGLLRPHVSGLPRRERRGPAQVPASFFSTAVPSPSPKERPLPFPGPPKPPLHSLAAPPYRPSPQPPNRRTPRGPTLPPDKGENLYYEISGTEGPPYPGLPRPWASFHQAPEGLTASPPQGPPDFLFCYPPPPPHPYPPALQPFSQHGRLCYHPQESRRRPAHLEPVYVNLPLGGGPSPTSSSCSSSPPAHPRSRSDPGPPAPRLPHKQRSPWGPRPPRPWGPPDPLLLYRTPTQAPHGVPYGNVGDGHGEGAGPPPSYLPPPSWTLHAKGQTHSYC, encoded by the exons GCCAGAAGCACAGATAACCTGGAGGGGCCGGGGGAGGGGCCGGTGCAGCCCCTACCCCCTTCAGGGGGCTCCAACGTGAAAGGGAAACCCGGCAAGAG GGTCTCTGCCCCTCGGGGCCCTTTTCCCCGGCTGGCGGACTGTGCCCACTTCCACTATGAGAATGTCGATTTTGGCCACATTCAG CTGCTGCTGTCTCCAGATCGCGAAGGCTCCAATCTCCCTAGTGATAATGAGCTGGTGTTTGGGGTCCAGGTGACCTGTCAG GGCCGGTCCTGGCCTGTGCTGCGAAGCTATGACGACTTCCGCTCCCTGGATAGCCACCTGCACCGCTGCATCTTTGACCGGCGCTTCTCTCGCCTTCCCGAGCTGCCCCCGGCTCCAGAGGGCTCCCGGAGCCAG CTCCTGGTGCCCCTGCTCCTCCAGTACCTCGAGACCCTCTCCGGGCTGGTGGACAGCAACCTCAACTGTGGCCCTGTGCTCACCTGGATGGAG CTGGATAACCACGGCCGCCGGCTGCTGCTCAGCGAGGAGGCCTCCCTGAACGTCCCCGCTGTGGCCGCGGCCCACGTGGTCAAACGGTACACGGCCCAGGCCCCGGATGAACTGTCCTTTGAG GTTGGTGACATCGTCTCTGTGATTGACATGCCGCCCACTGAGGACCGAAGCTGGTGGCGCGGAAAACATGGATTCCAG GTTGGTTTCTTCCCCAGTGAGTGTGTGGAACTGTTCACTGAACGACCGGGCCTGGGGGTCAAAGCTG ATCCCGACGGCCCCACATCCGGCATCCCGGCTCCCCTAAGGGAGGGCCCGCCCTCTCTAACAGCAG TGCCCCGGCCCCGAGGAAAGCTCGCGGGCCTCCTGCGTTCCTTCATTCGCTCCCGCCCATCCCGGCAGCGGCTAAGGCAGCGGGGCATCCTCCGGCAGCGCGTCTTCGGCTGTGACCTGGGAGAGCATCTCAGCAACTCCGGCCAAGACG TTCCCCAAGTCCTGCGCTGCTGCTCAGAGTTCATCGAGGCCCACGGGGTCGTGGACGGGATCTACCGCCTCTCCGGCGTTTCTTCCAACATCCAGAAACTAAG GCACGAGTTTGACAGCGAGCGCATCCCCGAGCTGCGCGGACCGGCCTTCCTGCAGGACATCCACAGCGTCTCTTCCCTTTGCAAACTCTACTTCCGAGAGTTGCCCAACCCCCTGCTCACCTACCAGCTCTACGGAAAGTTCAGT GAGGCCATGTCTGTGCCCGGGGAGGAGGAGCGGCTGGTCCGGGTTCACGATGTCATCCAGCAGCTGCCCCCGCCTCATTACCG GACTCTGGAGTACCTGCTGCGCCACCTCTCGCGCATGGCCCAGCACAGTGCCAACACCAGCATGCATGCCCGCAACCTGGCCATCGTGTGGGCCCCCAACCTGCTCCG GTCGATGGAGCTGGAGTCGGTGGGGCTGGGCGGCGCTGCGGCCTTCCGCGAGGTCCGAGTCCAGTCTGTCGTCGTGGAGTTTCTGCTGAGCCACGTGGACGTTCTGTTCAGCGACACGTTCGCCTCGGCGGGCCTGGACCCTGCAG GTCGCTGTCTCCTCTCCAGGCCCAAGTCCCTGGTGGGCGGCGGAGCCTCCACCCGCCTCCTCTCCCTAGAGGAGGCTCAGGCTCGGTCCCAGGGTCGGCTGTCCGCACAGGGGGCCAAGGCTGCTCCTTCACCTGAAGACCA GAGGAAGGGGATCTTCGGGGAGAAGCGCAGAAAACCGGGGGGCAGCAGCTGGAAGACCTTCTTTGCCCTGGGAAGAGGCCCCTCCTCGGTCCGGAAGAAGCCCCTGCCTTGGCGTGGAGCTGGCCAAGGGTCCCAGCCACCCCCAG tggaagCAGCCCCGCTGCGGGCGGCCAAGAGCGAGGAGTCGCTGTCGTCCCAGACCAGCGGAGCCG GCCTGCAGAGGCTCCACCGGCTGCGCCGGCCACGCTCCAGCAGCGACGCCTTCCCTGTGGCTCCGGGCCCAGCCGGCTCCTGCGAGAGCCTCTCTTCCAGCTCGTCATCGTCGTCGTCCTCCACCAGCACGTCATCCGTGGGCAGCGGGGAGCTGGTGGGCTCCCCCCCCCACCGGGTTTCGGCCTGGCTGGACGATGGGGATGACCTGGACTTTAGCCCCCCAAGGTGCCTGGAGGGGCTGAGGGGCCTCGACTTCGATCCCCTCACCTTCCGCTGCAGCAGCCCCACCCCTGGGGACCCCGCCCCTCCCGCCAGTCCTGCGCCCCCGGCCCCTGCGGGCTCGTTTCTCCATAAAGCCACCCCCCCTCCTCGCTCTCCCCGGGGCCCAGCCAGCCCTGCTGCGCCCACCGCCCTGGACATCTCCGAGCCAGTGGCCGTTTCTGTGCCCCCCGCTGTGCTGGAGTTGCTGGGGGGCGGTTCCCCTGCCACCCCTTCCCCTCCGCCTGCCACCCCGGCTCCCCAGCTCATCCCTCTCCTGCTGCGCAGTGGTGAGACCGAACTGAGTGACAGCTGCCAGAGGGAGATCCGGAGCAAACTGTCCCTAACCTGCCAGAGAGACCTGCAGGGGTCACTGA GTCCCGGGCCACCTATACCCTTGTCCCTCCTCCGGCCTGGAGGGGCCCCTCCTCCACCCCCCAAGAATCCAGCCCGCCTGATGGCCCTCGCTTTGGCTGAGCGGGCTCAGAGGGTGGCACAGCGCCAGCGCCAGCAGGAGCTGGGGGGCACAGTCCCCCCCATCCCTCGCTCCCCTTTCCGACGTTCACTGTCCCTGGAAGCGGGTGGGGAAGGCCCAGGAACGGGGGGCCCTGGGCCCCTCTACTCCATGGGGAGCTCCAGTCCCCAAGCCCTGGGCCCCCCCCCGGCCTCCTTGCAGCGGCAGCAGAGCGACGGAGGCCTTTTGCGCCCACACGTCTCTGGCCTCCCACGGAGGGAACGACGAGGTCCTGCACAG GTGCCCGCCTCCTTCTTCTCCACTGCCGTGCCCTCTCCCAGCCCCAAGGAGCGCCCCTTGCCCTTCCCTGGCCCCCCCAAGCCCCCTCTTCACTCCCTAGCTGCTCCTCCCTACAGGCCCAGCCCCCAGCCCCCCAACCGGAGGACTCCCCGTGGTCCCACGCTGCCCCCCGACAAGGGGGAAAATCTGTACTACGAGATCAGCGGGACCGAGGGGCCTCCCTATCCAGGCCTGCCTCGGCCTTGGGCCTCCTTCCACCAGGCCCCCGAGGGACTCACTGCTTCCCCGCCCCAGGGTCCTCCCGATTTCCTCTTCTGctaccctcctcctcctcctcacccttACCCCCCGGCCTTGCAGCCTTTTTCCCAACACGGCCGCCTTTGCTACCACCCTCAAGAATCCCGGCGACGTCCAGCCCACCTGGAACCAGTCTACGTCAACTTGCCCCTGGGTGGGGGgccctcccccacctcctcctcttgttcttcctcccctcccGCCCACCCCCGAAGTCGCTCAGACCCCGGCCCCCCGGCCCCTCGCCTCCCTCACAAGCAGCGCTCCCCTTGGGGGCCCCGGCCTCCTCGACCCTGGGGCCCTCCAGATCCCCTCCTCCTCTACAGGACCCCCACCCAGGCTCCTCACGGGGTCCCGTACGGAAATGTCGGCGACGGACACGGAGAGGGGGCTGGCCCCCCACCCTCCTACCTCCCGCCCCCAAGCTGGACCCTCCATGCTAAGGGCCAGACTCACAGCTACTGCTGA
- the ARHGAP33 gene encoding rho GTPase-activating protein 33 isoform X3, with the protein MVARSTDNLEGPGEGPVQPLPPSGGSNVKGKPGKRVSAPRGPFPRLADCAHFHYENVDFGHIQLLLSPDREGSNLPSDNELVFGVQVTCQGRSWPVLRSYDDFRSLDSHLHRCIFDRRFSRLPELPPAPEGSRSQLLVPLLLQYLETLSGLVDSNLNCGPVLTWMELDNHGRRLLLSEEASLNVPAVAAAHVVKRYTAQAPDELSFEVGDIVSVIDMPPTEDRSWWRGKHGFQVGFFPSECVELFTERPGLGVKADPDGPTSGIPAPLREGPPSLTAVPRPRGKLAGLLRSFIRSRPSRQRLRQRGILRQRVFGCDLGEHLSNSGQDVPQVLRCCSEFIEAHGVVDGIYRLSGVSSNIQKLRHEFDSERIPELRGPAFLQDIHSVSSLCKLYFRELPNPLLTYQLYGKFSEAMSVPGEEERLVRVHDVIQQLPPPHYRTLEYLLRHLSRMAQHSANTSMHARNLAIVWAPNLLRSMELESVGLGGAAAFREVRVQSVVVEFLLSHVDVLFSDTFASAGLDPAGRCLLSRPKSLVGGGASTRLLSLEEAQARSQGRLSAQGAKAAPSPEDQRKGIFGEKRRKPGGSSWKTFFALGRGPSSVRKKPLPWRGAGQGSQPPPGGPVEAAPLRAAKSEESLSSQTSGAGLQRLHRLRRPRSSSDAFPVAPGPAGSCESLSSSSSSSSSSTSTSSVGSGELVGSPPHRVSAWLDDGDDLDFSPPRCLEGLRGLDFDPLTFRCSSPTPGDPAPPASPAPPAPAGSFLHKATPPPRSPRGPASPAAPTALDISEPVAVSVPPAVLELLGGGSPATPSPPPATPAPQLIPLLLRSGETELSDSCQREIRSKLSLTCQRDLQGSLSPGPPIPLSLLRPGGAPPPPPKNPARLMALALAERAQRVAQRQRQQELGGTVPPIPRSPFRRSLSLEAGGEGPGTGGPGPLYSMGSSSPQALGPPPASLQRQQSDGGLLRPHVSGLPRRERRGPAQPFSQHGRLCYHPQESRRRPAHLEPVYVNLPLGGGPSPTSSSCSSSPPAHPRSRSDPGPPAPRLPHKQRSPWGPRPPRPWGPPDPLLLYRTPTQAPHGVPYGNVGDGHGEGAGPPPSYLPPPSWTLHAKGQTHSYC; encoded by the exons GCCAGAAGCACAGATAACCTGGAGGGGCCGGGGGAGGGGCCGGTGCAGCCCCTACCCCCTTCAGGGGGCTCCAACGTGAAAGGGAAACCCGGCAAGAG GGTCTCTGCCCCTCGGGGCCCTTTTCCCCGGCTGGCGGACTGTGCCCACTTCCACTATGAGAATGTCGATTTTGGCCACATTCAG CTGCTGCTGTCTCCAGATCGCGAAGGCTCCAATCTCCCTAGTGATAATGAGCTGGTGTTTGGGGTCCAGGTGACCTGTCAG GGCCGGTCCTGGCCTGTGCTGCGAAGCTATGACGACTTCCGCTCCCTGGATAGCCACCTGCACCGCTGCATCTTTGACCGGCGCTTCTCTCGCCTTCCCGAGCTGCCCCCGGCTCCAGAGGGCTCCCGGAGCCAG CTCCTGGTGCCCCTGCTCCTCCAGTACCTCGAGACCCTCTCCGGGCTGGTGGACAGCAACCTCAACTGTGGCCCTGTGCTCACCTGGATGGAG CTGGATAACCACGGCCGCCGGCTGCTGCTCAGCGAGGAGGCCTCCCTGAACGTCCCCGCTGTGGCCGCGGCCCACGTGGTCAAACGGTACACGGCCCAGGCCCCGGATGAACTGTCCTTTGAG GTTGGTGACATCGTCTCTGTGATTGACATGCCGCCCACTGAGGACCGAAGCTGGTGGCGCGGAAAACATGGATTCCAG GTTGGTTTCTTCCCCAGTGAGTGTGTGGAACTGTTCACTGAACGACCGGGCCTGGGGGTCAAAGCTG ATCCCGACGGCCCCACATCCGGCATCCCGGCTCCCCTAAGGGAGGGCCCGCCCTCTCTAACAGCAG TGCCCCGGCCCCGAGGAAAGCTCGCGGGCCTCCTGCGTTCCTTCATTCGCTCCCGCCCATCCCGGCAGCGGCTAAGGCAGCGGGGCATCCTCCGGCAGCGCGTCTTCGGCTGTGACCTGGGAGAGCATCTCAGCAACTCCGGCCAAGACG TTCCCCAAGTCCTGCGCTGCTGCTCAGAGTTCATCGAGGCCCACGGGGTCGTGGACGGGATCTACCGCCTCTCCGGCGTTTCTTCCAACATCCAGAAACTAAG GCACGAGTTTGACAGCGAGCGCATCCCCGAGCTGCGCGGACCGGCCTTCCTGCAGGACATCCACAGCGTCTCTTCCCTTTGCAAACTCTACTTCCGAGAGTTGCCCAACCCCCTGCTCACCTACCAGCTCTACGGAAAGTTCAGT GAGGCCATGTCTGTGCCCGGGGAGGAGGAGCGGCTGGTCCGGGTTCACGATGTCATCCAGCAGCTGCCCCCGCCTCATTACCG GACTCTGGAGTACCTGCTGCGCCACCTCTCGCGCATGGCCCAGCACAGTGCCAACACCAGCATGCATGCCCGCAACCTGGCCATCGTGTGGGCCCCCAACCTGCTCCG GTCGATGGAGCTGGAGTCGGTGGGGCTGGGCGGCGCTGCGGCCTTCCGCGAGGTCCGAGTCCAGTCTGTCGTCGTGGAGTTTCTGCTGAGCCACGTGGACGTTCTGTTCAGCGACACGTTCGCCTCGGCGGGCCTGGACCCTGCAG GTCGCTGTCTCCTCTCCAGGCCCAAGTCCCTGGTGGGCGGCGGAGCCTCCACCCGCCTCCTCTCCCTAGAGGAGGCTCAGGCTCGGTCCCAGGGTCGGCTGTCCGCACAGGGGGCCAAGGCTGCTCCTTCACCTGAAGACCA GAGGAAGGGGATCTTCGGGGAGAAGCGCAGAAAACCGGGGGGCAGCAGCTGGAAGACCTTCTTTGCCCTGGGAAGAGGCCCCTCCTCGGTCCGGAAGAAGCCCCTGCCTTGGCGTGGAGCTGGCCAAGGGTCCCAGCCACCCCCAG gtggtccagtggaagCAGCCCCGCTGCGGGCGGCCAAGAGCGAGGAGTCGCTGTCGTCCCAGACCAGCGGAGCCG GCCTGCAGAGGCTCCACCGGCTGCGCCGGCCACGCTCCAGCAGCGACGCCTTCCCTGTGGCTCCGGGCCCAGCCGGCTCCTGCGAGAGCCTCTCTTCCAGCTCGTCATCGTCGTCGTCCTCCACCAGCACGTCATCCGTGGGCAGCGGGGAGCTGGTGGGCTCCCCCCCCCACCGGGTTTCGGCCTGGCTGGACGATGGGGATGACCTGGACTTTAGCCCCCCAAGGTGCCTGGAGGGGCTGAGGGGCCTCGACTTCGATCCCCTCACCTTCCGCTGCAGCAGCCCCACCCCTGGGGACCCCGCCCCTCCCGCCAGTCCTGCGCCCCCGGCCCCTGCGGGCTCGTTTCTCCATAAAGCCACCCCCCCTCCTCGCTCTCCCCGGGGCCCAGCCAGCCCTGCTGCGCCCACCGCCCTGGACATCTCCGAGCCAGTGGCCGTTTCTGTGCCCCCCGCTGTGCTGGAGTTGCTGGGGGGCGGTTCCCCTGCCACCCCTTCCCCTCCGCCTGCCACCCCGGCTCCCCAGCTCATCCCTCTCCTGCTGCGCAGTGGTGAGACCGAACTGAGTGACAGCTGCCAGAGGGAGATCCGGAGCAAACTGTCCCTAACCTGCCAGAGAGACCTGCAGGGGTCACTGA GTCCCGGGCCACCTATACCCTTGTCCCTCCTCCGGCCTGGAGGGGCCCCTCCTCCACCCCCCAAGAATCCAGCCCGCCTGATGGCCCTCGCTTTGGCTGAGCGGGCTCAGAGGGTGGCACAGCGCCAGCGCCAGCAGGAGCTGGGGGGCACAGTCCCCCCCATCCCTCGCTCCCCTTTCCGACGTTCACTGTCCCTGGAAGCGGGTGGGGAAGGCCCAGGAACGGGGGGCCCTGGGCCCCTCTACTCCATGGGGAGCTCCAGTCCCCAAGCCCTGGGCCCCCCCCCGGCCTCCTTGCAGCGGCAGCAGAGCGACGGAGGCCTTTTGCGCCCACACGTCTCTGGCCTCCCACGGAGGGAACGACGAGGTCCTGCACAG CCTTTTTCCCAACACGGCCGCCTTTGCTACCACCCTCAAGAATCCCGGCGACGTCCAGCCCACCTGGAACCAGTCTACGTCAACTTGCCCCTGGGTGGGGGgccctcccccacctcctcctcttgttcttcctcccctcccGCCCACCCCCGAAGTCGCTCAGACCCCGGCCCCCCGGCCCCTCGCCTCCCTCACAAGCAGCGCTCCCCTTGGGGGCCCCGGCCTCCTCGACCCTGGGGCCCTCCAGATCCCCTCCTCCTCTACAGGACCCCCACCCAGGCTCCTCACGGGGTCCCGTACGGAAATGTCGGCGACGGACACGGAGAGGGGGCTGGCCCCCCACCCTCCTACCTCCCGCCCCCAAGCTGGACCCTCCATGCTAAGGGCCAGACTCACAGCTACTGCTGA
- the ARHGAP33 gene encoding rho GTPase-activating protein 33 isoform X1, which translates to MVARSTDNLEGPGEGPVQPLPPSGGSNVKGKPGKRVSAPRGPFPRLADCAHFHYENVDFGHIQLLLSPDREGSNLPSDNELVFGVQVTCQGRSWPVLRSYDDFRSLDSHLHRCIFDRRFSRLPELPPAPEGSRSQLLVPLLLQYLETLSGLVDSNLNCGPVLTWMELDNHGRRLLLSEEASLNVPAVAAAHVVKRYTAQAPDELSFEVGDIVSVIDMPPTEDRSWWRGKHGFQVGFFPSECVELFTERPGLGVKADPDGPTSGIPAPLREGPPSLTAVPRPRGKLAGLLRSFIRSRPSRQRLRQRGILRQRVFGCDLGEHLSNSGQDVPQVLRCCSEFIEAHGVVDGIYRLSGVSSNIQKLRHEFDSERIPELRGPAFLQDIHSVSSLCKLYFRELPNPLLTYQLYGKFSEAMSVPGEEERLVRVHDVIQQLPPPHYRTLEYLLRHLSRMAQHSANTSMHARNLAIVWAPNLLRSMELESVGLGGAAAFREVRVQSVVVEFLLSHVDVLFSDTFASAGLDPAGRCLLSRPKSLVGGGASTRLLSLEEAQARSQGRLSAQGAKAAPSPEDQRKGIFGEKRRKPGGSSWKTFFALGRGPSSVRKKPLPWRGAGQGSQPPPGGPVEAAPLRAAKSEESLSSQTSGAGLQRLHRLRRPRSSSDAFPVAPGPAGSCESLSSSSSSSSSSTSTSSVGSGELVGSPPHRVSAWLDDGDDLDFSPPRCLEGLRGLDFDPLTFRCSSPTPGDPAPPASPAPPAPAGSFLHKATPPPRSPRGPASPAAPTALDISEPVAVSVPPAVLELLGGGSPATPSPPPATPAPQLIPLLLRSGETELSDSCQREIRSKLSLTCQRDLQGSLSPGPPIPLSLLRPGGAPPPPPKNPARLMALALAERAQRVAQRQRQQELGGTVPPIPRSPFRRSLSLEAGGEGPGTGGPGPLYSMGSSSPQALGPPPASLQRQQSDGGLLRPHVSGLPRRERRGPAQVPASFFSTAVPSPSPKERPLPFPGPPKPPLHSLAAPPYRPSPQPPNRRTPRGPTLPPDKGENLYYEISGTEGPPYPGLPRPWASFHQAPEGLTASPPQGPPDFLFCYPPPPPHPYPPALQPFSQHGRLCYHPQESRRRPAHLEPVYVNLPLGGGPSPTSSSCSSSPPAHPRSRSDPGPPAPRLPHKQRSPWGPRPPRPWGPPDPLLLYRTPTQAPHGVPYGNVGDGHGEGAGPPPSYLPPPSWTLHAKGQTHSYC; encoded by the exons GCCAGAAGCACAGATAACCTGGAGGGGCCGGGGGAGGGGCCGGTGCAGCCCCTACCCCCTTCAGGGGGCTCCAACGTGAAAGGGAAACCCGGCAAGAG GGTCTCTGCCCCTCGGGGCCCTTTTCCCCGGCTGGCGGACTGTGCCCACTTCCACTATGAGAATGTCGATTTTGGCCACATTCAG CTGCTGCTGTCTCCAGATCGCGAAGGCTCCAATCTCCCTAGTGATAATGAGCTGGTGTTTGGGGTCCAGGTGACCTGTCAG GGCCGGTCCTGGCCTGTGCTGCGAAGCTATGACGACTTCCGCTCCCTGGATAGCCACCTGCACCGCTGCATCTTTGACCGGCGCTTCTCTCGCCTTCCCGAGCTGCCCCCGGCTCCAGAGGGCTCCCGGAGCCAG CTCCTGGTGCCCCTGCTCCTCCAGTACCTCGAGACCCTCTCCGGGCTGGTGGACAGCAACCTCAACTGTGGCCCTGTGCTCACCTGGATGGAG CTGGATAACCACGGCCGCCGGCTGCTGCTCAGCGAGGAGGCCTCCCTGAACGTCCCCGCTGTGGCCGCGGCCCACGTGGTCAAACGGTACACGGCCCAGGCCCCGGATGAACTGTCCTTTGAG GTTGGTGACATCGTCTCTGTGATTGACATGCCGCCCACTGAGGACCGAAGCTGGTGGCGCGGAAAACATGGATTCCAG GTTGGTTTCTTCCCCAGTGAGTGTGTGGAACTGTTCACTGAACGACCGGGCCTGGGGGTCAAAGCTG ATCCCGACGGCCCCACATCCGGCATCCCGGCTCCCCTAAGGGAGGGCCCGCCCTCTCTAACAGCAG TGCCCCGGCCCCGAGGAAAGCTCGCGGGCCTCCTGCGTTCCTTCATTCGCTCCCGCCCATCCCGGCAGCGGCTAAGGCAGCGGGGCATCCTCCGGCAGCGCGTCTTCGGCTGTGACCTGGGAGAGCATCTCAGCAACTCCGGCCAAGACG TTCCCCAAGTCCTGCGCTGCTGCTCAGAGTTCATCGAGGCCCACGGGGTCGTGGACGGGATCTACCGCCTCTCCGGCGTTTCTTCCAACATCCAGAAACTAAG GCACGAGTTTGACAGCGAGCGCATCCCCGAGCTGCGCGGACCGGCCTTCCTGCAGGACATCCACAGCGTCTCTTCCCTTTGCAAACTCTACTTCCGAGAGTTGCCCAACCCCCTGCTCACCTACCAGCTCTACGGAAAGTTCAGT GAGGCCATGTCTGTGCCCGGGGAGGAGGAGCGGCTGGTCCGGGTTCACGATGTCATCCAGCAGCTGCCCCCGCCTCATTACCG GACTCTGGAGTACCTGCTGCGCCACCTCTCGCGCATGGCCCAGCACAGTGCCAACACCAGCATGCATGCCCGCAACCTGGCCATCGTGTGGGCCCCCAACCTGCTCCG GTCGATGGAGCTGGAGTCGGTGGGGCTGGGCGGCGCTGCGGCCTTCCGCGAGGTCCGAGTCCAGTCTGTCGTCGTGGAGTTTCTGCTGAGCCACGTGGACGTTCTGTTCAGCGACACGTTCGCCTCGGCGGGCCTGGACCCTGCAG GTCGCTGTCTCCTCTCCAGGCCCAAGTCCCTGGTGGGCGGCGGAGCCTCCACCCGCCTCCTCTCCCTAGAGGAGGCTCAGGCTCGGTCCCAGGGTCGGCTGTCCGCACAGGGGGCCAAGGCTGCTCCTTCACCTGAAGACCA GAGGAAGGGGATCTTCGGGGAGAAGCGCAGAAAACCGGGGGGCAGCAGCTGGAAGACCTTCTTTGCCCTGGGAAGAGGCCCCTCCTCGGTCCGGAAGAAGCCCCTGCCTTGGCGTGGAGCTGGCCAAGGGTCCCAGCCACCCCCAG gtggtccagtggaagCAGCCCCGCTGCGGGCGGCCAAGAGCGAGGAGTCGCTGTCGTCCCAGACCAGCGGAGCCG GCCTGCAGAGGCTCCACCGGCTGCGCCGGCCACGCTCCAGCAGCGACGCCTTCCCTGTGGCTCCGGGCCCAGCCGGCTCCTGCGAGAGCCTCTCTTCCAGCTCGTCATCGTCGTCGTCCTCCACCAGCACGTCATCCGTGGGCAGCGGGGAGCTGGTGGGCTCCCCCCCCCACCGGGTTTCGGCCTGGCTGGACGATGGGGATGACCTGGACTTTAGCCCCCCAAGGTGCCTGGAGGGGCTGAGGGGCCTCGACTTCGATCCCCTCACCTTCCGCTGCAGCAGCCCCACCCCTGGGGACCCCGCCCCTCCCGCCAGTCCTGCGCCCCCGGCCCCTGCGGGCTCGTTTCTCCATAAAGCCACCCCCCCTCCTCGCTCTCCCCGGGGCCCAGCCAGCCCTGCTGCGCCCACCGCCCTGGACATCTCCGAGCCAGTGGCCGTTTCTGTGCCCCCCGCTGTGCTGGAGTTGCTGGGGGGCGGTTCCCCTGCCACCCCTTCCCCTCCGCCTGCCACCCCGGCTCCCCAGCTCATCCCTCTCCTGCTGCGCAGTGGTGAGACCGAACTGAGTGACAGCTGCCAGAGGGAGATCCGGAGCAAACTGTCCCTAACCTGCCAGAGAGACCTGCAGGGGTCACTGA GTCCCGGGCCACCTATACCCTTGTCCCTCCTCCGGCCTGGAGGGGCCCCTCCTCCACCCCCCAAGAATCCAGCCCGCCTGATGGCCCTCGCTTTGGCTGAGCGGGCTCAGAGGGTGGCACAGCGCCAGCGCCAGCAGGAGCTGGGGGGCACAGTCCCCCCCATCCCTCGCTCCCCTTTCCGACGTTCACTGTCCCTGGAAGCGGGTGGGGAAGGCCCAGGAACGGGGGGCCCTGGGCCCCTCTACTCCATGGGGAGCTCCAGTCCCCAAGCCCTGGGCCCCCCCCCGGCCTCCTTGCAGCGGCAGCAGAGCGACGGAGGCCTTTTGCGCCCACACGTCTCTGGCCTCCCACGGAGGGAACGACGAGGTCCTGCACAG GTGCCCGCCTCCTTCTTCTCCACTGCCGTGCCCTCTCCCAGCCCCAAGGAGCGCCCCTTGCCCTTCCCTGGCCCCCCCAAGCCCCCTCTTCACTCCCTAGCTGCTCCTCCCTACAGGCCCAGCCCCCAGCCCCCCAACCGGAGGACTCCCCGTGGTCCCACGCTGCCCCCCGACAAGGGGGAAAATCTGTACTACGAGATCAGCGGGACCGAGGGGCCTCCCTATCCAGGCCTGCCTCGGCCTTGGGCCTCCTTCCACCAGGCCCCCGAGGGACTCACTGCTTCCCCGCCCCAGGGTCCTCCCGATTTCCTCTTCTGctaccctcctcctcctcctcacccttACCCCCCGGCCTTGCAGCCTTTTTCCCAACACGGCCGCCTTTGCTACCACCCTCAAGAATCCCGGCGACGTCCAGCCCACCTGGAACCAGTCTACGTCAACTTGCCCCTGGGTGGGGGgccctcccccacctcctcctcttgttcttcctcccctcccGCCCACCCCCGAAGTCGCTCAGACCCCGGCCCCCCGGCCCCTCGCCTCCCTCACAAGCAGCGCTCCCCTTGGGGGCCCCGGCCTCCTCGACCCTGGGGCCCTCCAGATCCCCTCCTCCTCTACAGGACCCCCACCCAGGCTCCTCACGGGGTCCCGTACGGAAATGTCGGCGACGGACACGGAGAGGGGGCTGGCCCCCCACCCTCCTACCTCCCGCCCCCAAGCTGGACCCTCCATGCTAAGGGCCAGACTCACAGCTACTGCTGA